The Pseudomonadota bacterium nucleotide sequence CCGGAAAATCTTGTTAAGCGCCCAAAACACCAAAACTAAAATTCCAGCGCCCAGGATATTCGGTAAGTAAGCGATAATTTGAGTTGAAAGAGATTCTAAATTCACGGATTGAAAAAAATGCTTTATCATATAACTATCTCCTTTATTATTACGAGCTATCTCAAAAAACAGATTACGTTCACTGACAAGGCGTGAGGTGATGAAAATACAGGCAGATAATAAGCTCTATATGATTATGAGTCAATTATCATTTACGAATAGTACAGGCTTATCAAAGGTTTTCTGGTTTGCTGATATCATGCGGTTATGGAAAGATATCTTAGATGGTAAGTTCCTATAAAAAGTATTGTCACATTAACGATTACAGCAAGTTGATACTCTTGAAAAAGCTTAAAGTGGCTTTTCATTGACAACTTCCTGAAAGAAATCGATCAAACCTCCTCACTAAATCAGTAGATTTCTAACACAAATCATGCTAACAACTTATCGAATCTAAAAGGAAACAATTCAATATATTGTTATATTATAAAAAATGACACCAAAACCACCGACAATAGGGTTTCAAAAAGAGTGGCAAGATTTTTTTGACAAGCACCCATTGTGGCCAGAAAAATACAAACTACTCACCTCAACTTTATCTAAGATTTTTAATCGCGAAATTACAACAGTTAGCTTTGCCGACAGTATTGTCTTTCACTTGGGTCGCTTGTGTGTCGAAGACTTTAATGAAATATTTTTACTCTGCGGCAATGGCTATGGGATAGGTAGTCTTAAAATATTGAGGGGGTTGTATGAGCGTGTTGTTACACTTGGATATATTTCTGACAATCCCACTCAAGCTGAGTCCTTTTTAGAATATCATCACATTCACAAGGGCAAAATGCTAATTCATGCTAAAGAATTCTTCGACTTAGAAAAAATTATTGATGCAAAAGAACTTGAAACCGCAAAAAATAATTATAAGACTTACAAGGATAAATTTCAAGAAATTGACTGTAAAAGATGTAAAACAAAAAGAACCATGTTTTCTTGGTCTAAACTCGACACCTTAGCTATGGCTCAAAAAATTGGTTTAGATGGTTTGTACTTTCCAGGCTTTTTCTATCCAACATTACAGACACATACCACGCCGACATCTTTAATTTCAAGGATGAAGGTCAAAGAAAATGGGAATATAAGTTTTGACGGAAGTGCTCAACATGAGTGGGCCAGTAAATCTCTAATAACTGCCCACAATCTTATAATATATGTTCTCACGTTTCAGAATACCTATTTCAAGCTAAATATTGACTCTGAAATTGAAGAACGTAAAAACGATTTTCAAGAAATGTGGGCCATTACAGAATAAAAAGATGTGGCAATATGGCCGAGTCTTTACACTTACGGCTGATTTCGCTGTTATACTTTCTCGGGAAAAATGTCTGTGGAGGTAATATGAAAATTTTCATTAGTTGGTCAGGAACTCAAAGTAAAAGAATAGCTCTCGCTTTAAGAGACTGGATCCCATATGTTCTTCAAGAAGTTGAGCCTTGGATGTCAACCAAAGATATTGATGCTGGGTCCCGTTGGGGCAGAGAAATAGAAAAAGAATTAGAAAATACCGATTTTGCAATTATTTGCCTTACTAAGGAAAACCAAAATGCTCCTTGGATTTTGTTTGAAGCAGGTGCAGTTGCCAAATCAATGAACGAATCTTATGTGTGCCCATTTCTAATCGATATGGCTCCTGCGGATATAAACCAAGGGCCACTTTCTCAATTTCAATCCAAAAAAGCGACGGTAGATGACACAAGGGATCTTATATCAGCGATCAATAACTGCCTTAAAGAAAAGGCCTTGTCTGAAGAACGACTTCAAAAAACATTTGATGCCTTTTGGCCTCAATTAAAAGCCATTTTAGAGCAGGAACCTTCACAGGAGATAGTCGAGGATCAAGTCAGGTCGGTTGATAGCATGAGCCAAGAGATTCTTGAAATTGTAAGAAGTATGGCCCATGAAAGCCAAGAAAAGTACAGGATTTTAAAATTATCTGGGGATATAGCATTTTTACGAAACATGATTCCTACCTACTTTTCGGGCGTTCAAAAGGAAATAGAGAATATTAAAAGCCTAAATGGTGAAACTCCAAGAACAGCATCTTCTCATAGTAGATTTTGTGAAATTATTATAACTTACCCACTATTAGAAGGAAAATATTCAGAAAAAATGGTTACGATATCGTCAAAAGATAAAGTAACTAATGTCTTAAATCGTGTGTGGGATATTTTAAATTCAAATTCATCATTTAAACCAGCTCCGCATACATATCTTTGGGATTGGATAATGATTAGAAAAAAAGATAATTTACCGCTTTTTATCAAAGGTGTTCAGTATCTTATATCAGCACATGAAATTTTCTTTGAATCGGATGAATGGGAAGTTTTACCTATAGATGAACCAGCACTTATTAATTCTAAAAGGTTTGGCTTCGAAAAAGGACGCTCAGACAAATGGTCTTGATGAATCTTGAAATATAAAAATATAATCGGGTAGCCGGGGGTTTTAACCCCCAGCCCCCACACCACCTGGCATGCGGGTCCGCACCAGGCGGTTCACGAAGATAATCGGGCCGTAGCCGGATCAAGGTAGCAACCCACAAGGCAGTTATTGCAGATTGACCCCAGTGGCAGATCATTCCATGACGCGTCCGAAAATATGGCTCCCCCGTTCGGGTTCATCGCCTATCGAAGCTCATGGGGCCTGACACTTTCTTCATGTTCGGCCCTTCAGTGGGGTGAGTCCTCCACGA carries:
- a CDS encoding toll/interleukin-1 receptor domain-containing protein, whose protein sequence is MKIFISWSGTQSKRIALALRDWIPYVLQEVEPWMSTKDIDAGSRWGREIEKELENTDFAIICLTKENQNAPWILFEAGAVAKSMNESYVCPFLIDMAPADINQGPLSQFQSKKATVDDTRDLISAINNCLKEKALSEERLQKTFDAFWPQLKAILEQEPSQEIVEDQVRSVDSMSQEILEIVRSMAHESQEKYRILKLSGDIAFLRNMIPTYFSGVQKEIENIKSLNGETPRTASSHSRFCEIIITYPLLEGKYSEKMVTISSKDKVTNVLNRVWDILNSNSSFKPAPHTYLWDWIMIRKKDNLPLFIKGVQYLISAHEIFFESDEWEVLPIDEPALINSKRFGFEKGRSDKWS